A genomic window from Candidatus Melainabacteria bacterium includes:
- the lipA gene encoding lipoyl synthase, which produces MSIGTKIKKSSRLPEWLQKNVLLSEESRKVHALIQEFNLNTVCQSARCPNKNECFSSGTATFMINGNICTRGCTFCSVLKGKPTMLPNEDEPKNIALLAKVLDLKHIVITSVNRDDLPDQGSSQFAKTIYAIRGIIPKVVIEVLTPDFRGSKECIKRVVDASPDIYNHNLETVPRLYRIVRPGAIYKRSLELINYVKDLNPNITTKSGMMLGLSEEIKEVIQVIEDLFLYKCDYLTLGQYMQPTQDSCPVFRYLKPSEFENLKDIALKIGFKKVFSGPLVRSSYHAEKLHQQ; this is translated from the coding sequence ATGTCAATTGGTACGAAAATAAAAAAATCATCCCGCCTTCCCGAATGGCTCCAGAAGAATGTTTTATTAAGTGAAGAGTCAAGAAAAGTTCATGCTTTAATTCAGGAATTTAACTTAAATACAGTTTGTCAAAGCGCTCGTTGTCCAAATAAAAATGAATGTTTTTCAAGCGGTACAGCAACTTTTATGATTAATGGAAATATTTGTACAAGAGGTTGTACTTTTTGTAGTGTTTTAAAAGGCAAACCTACCATGTTGCCTAATGAAGATGAACCCAAAAATATTGCACTATTAGCTAAAGTGCTTGACTTAAAACACATTGTTATAACTTCAGTAAATAGAGATGATTTACCTGATCAAGGTTCCAGTCAATTTGCAAAAACTATTTATGCAATTCGCGGGATAATCCCTAAAGTAGTAATTGAAGTTTTAACTCCAGACTTTAGAGGTAGCAAAGAATGTATTAAAAGGGTAGTAGACGCTTCTCCAGATATTTATAATCATAATTTAGAAACAGTGCCAAGATTGTATCGGATAGTTAGGCCTGGTGCAATTTATAAAAGATCTCTAGAGTTAATAAACTATGTAAAAGATCTAAATCCAAACATAACTACAAAGTCTGGAATGATGCTTGGTTTAAGTGAAGAAATAAAAGAAGTTATACAAGTAATTGAGGATTTATTTTTATATAAATGTGATTATCTTACTCTTGGACAATATATGCAACCAACACAAGATAGTTGTCCTGTTTTTAGATATCTTAAACCAAGTGAGTTTGAAAACCTAAAAGATATAGCTTTAAAAATTGGTTTTAAAAAAGTATTTAGCGGACCATTAGTTAGAAGTTCTTATCATGCTGAAAAGTTGCATCAACAGTGA
- the rlmB gene encoding 23S rRNA (guanosine(2251)-2'-O)-methyltransferase RlmB: MLHEFEKELVYGRKPVLEMLQQSASTQINKIWLSNGFQDKKFKQLIISFAKDKKIPINFVPESRLNNLTINQNHQGIVLSISPINYLSVETLHRSVSTPKIILIAHEIEDPHNLGAMIRTFVAGGGKGIILTGRKSVGISSTVIKTSAGVLFQANFARATNCINVIKELKEKGFWIVGTDVTKNAESIYKVDLPDQIAILVGNEHEGLSNLIKKNCDFLIRVPTSNKVDSLNVSVAFGILLFEFLRQKNLLTVINPIS; encoded by the coding sequence ATGTTACATGAATTTGAAAAAGAATTAGTTTATGGCAGAAAGCCTGTTCTAGAAATGCTCCAGCAAAGCGCCTCTACACAAATAAATAAAATTTGGCTAAGCAATGGTTTTCAGGATAAAAAATTTAAACAATTAATTATTTCTTTTGCAAAAGATAAAAAAATTCCTATTAATTTTGTTCCAGAATCTAGATTAAACAATTTAACAATTAACCAAAATCATCAAGGGATTGTTCTAAGCATTTCTCCAATTAATTATTTGTCTGTAGAGACGCTCCACCGGAGCGTCTCTACACCAAAAATAATTTTAATTGCTCATGAAATTGAAGATCCTCATAATTTAGGTGCAATGATTAGAACTTTTGTAGCTGGTGGTGGGAAAGGAATAATACTTACAGGCAGAAAAAGTGTTGGTATAAGTTCGACAGTTATTAAGACAAGTGCAGGTGTTTTGTTTCAAGCAAATTTTGCAAGGGCTACAAATTGTATAAATGTTATTAAAGAGCTAAAAGAAAAAGGATTTTGGATAGTAGGAACAGATGTTACAAAAAATGCTGAATCAATTTATAAAGTAGACCTGCCAGATCAAATCGCCATCTTAGTTGGCAATGAGCATGAAGGCTTAAGTAATTTAATAAAAAAGAACTGTGATTTTCTTATAAGAGTCCCTACAAGTAATAAAGTTGATTCATTAAATGTGTCTGTAGCTTTTGGAATATTACTTTTTGAGTTTCTAAGGCAGAAAAACCTTTTAACAGTAATCAATCCTATATCCTAG
- a CDS encoding branched-chain amino acid transaminase codes for MANKEGIDLNSIAYFNGKFVPLREANINIMTHAFQYGTGIFEGIRGYWNNEEKRMYIFRMKEHYQRLASNCNLLNLELDKTPDELCKITLELMQKNNPSCDMYIRPNVYKSGIIVGPSLLNKGGLNPTGLSICTMPMGDYVDISKGLHVCVSSWTRVEDNAIPARGKIQGSYVNTALAKTDAILSGFDDAIVLSQDGHVSEGSAMNVFIVRDGKLITTLVSDNILEGITRTTIIELAKNELDLETEIRKIDRTELYISDEAFFCGTGAQVSPITMIDHRPIGDGKPGPISKKLQDIYFNVVRGRNHLYKEWCTAVF; via the coding sequence ATGGCAAATAAAGAGGGGATAGATTTAAATTCAATTGCTTACTTTAACGGGAAATTTGTTCCACTTAGAGAAGCAAATATAAATATAATGACCCATGCTTTTCAGTACGGTACTGGGATCTTTGAAGGTATTCGTGGTTATTGGAACAATGAAGAAAAACGAATGTATATTTTCAGGATGAAAGAACATTATCAAAGATTAGCTAGTAACTGTAATCTTTTAAATCTGGAATTAGATAAAACTCCTGATGAGCTTTGTAAAATTACTTTAGAGTTAATGCAAAAAAATAATCCAAGTTGTGACATGTACATTCGTCCTAATGTATACAAGTCAGGAATTATAGTTGGGCCTTCTTTGTTAAATAAAGGCGGATTAAATCCTACAGGACTTTCAATTTGTACAATGCCAATGGGAGACTATGTAGATATTTCAAAAGGGCTTCATGTTTGTGTTAGCAGCTGGACAAGAGTAGAAGACAATGCAATACCTGCAAGAGGAAAAATTCAAGGTAGTTATGTAAACACTGCTCTTGCAAAAACTGATGCAATTTTATCTGGCTTTGATGATGCAATTGTCTTATCTCAAGACGGACATGTCTCTGAAGGAAGTGCAATGAATGTTTTTATAGTCAGAGATGGAAAGTTAATTACTACTTTAGTTTCAGACAATATCTTAGAAGGCATTACTAGAACTACCATTATCGAGCTTGCAAAAAATGAACTTGATTTGGAAACAGAAATAAGAAAAATTGACAGGACAGAGTTGTATATTTCAGATGAAGCATTTTTTTGTGGAACTGGAGCTCAAGTCAGCCCAATAACAATGATTGATCATAGACCAATTGGAGATGGAAAACCTGGACCCATTAGTAAAAAATTACAAGATATTTATTTTAATGTAGTCAGAGGACGAAATCATTTGTACAAAGAGTGGTGTACGGCAGTGTTTTAA
- a CDS encoding PBP1A family penicillin-binding protein, producing MSRYVLVLTFIFGLVLGSYIALSSVNKFLGLPNVSNITEYEPISSIELYDYRNKFVGFLQGTEDRQVVPLSEISPYLKRAVLAIEDKSFYEHGGVDLVAIVRAFFANLQAGKIVEGGSTITQQLVKNLLIPEKERGRTFTRKIKEILLALELERKVNKDKILELYLNQVYWGNRAYGIQRAAQRYFNKSSTNLTLGESAYLAGLLQAPSQLSSDLKLAKERKNLVLLKMLEFGYINKKQYNLALKEKLNFSSSPGQFELYPYYFSYVLEELKKRFNIEELREKGYKVYTGLDPEAQTKAEKILNEEIKNAPYGVNQYALAAIDVKSGQVRALVGGVGDFWKNQWNRATNPHTIGSAFKPFTYLTAFELGLVDLDTKIKDSKIEIEDGVDMIWAPKNFDEKYWGTITVREAITFSRNLPAVKVAKQIGIERIIETAKACGIESTLEPHLSLSLGSDAITPLEAASSYATFARGGVYIKPILIRSIEDPKKRIIEKNVPVPQRAVSADATAILVSVLEDVVKRGTGTLARLSDRPVAGKTGTSDKSRDVWFIGFTPDLSVAIWGGNDLNKEIHGKGVTGGAIVARVWKRFCEGYYADKDISPGKFPHEPRMKELLVDPLTGLLATPYTFHPIKKRFFPGTEPNEYAPVPLGAKRFRPFARLFYNQIFNNKNKFVEDKETILNNGDEENEENEEKGEIIDETKQEVEPPVPQEEIKDNEEEEKGP from the coding sequence ATGAGCCGATATGTTTTAGTTTTAACTTTTATCTTTGGTTTAGTACTCGGAAGTTATATAGCTCTTTCTTCAGTAAATAAGTTTTTAGGTCTTCCAAATGTTAGTAACATAACTGAATATGAACCGATAAGCTCAATTGAACTGTATGACTATAGAAATAAATTTGTTGGCTTTTTACAAGGCACTGAAGACAGGCAAGTTGTTCCTTTAAGTGAGATTTCTCCTTATTTAAAACGAGCTGTTCTAGCTATTGAAGATAAAAGTTTTTATGAACATGGAGGTGTAGATCTTGTAGCAATAGTTAGGGCATTTTTTGCAAACCTTCAAGCTGGAAAAATAGTTGAAGGTGGCAGCACAATTACTCAGCAGCTTGTTAAAAATCTTTTAATCCCTGAAAAAGAAAGAGGCAGAACTTTCACAAGAAAAATAAAAGAGATTTTACTTGCACTTGAACTAGAAAGAAAAGTCAATAAAGATAAAATACTAGAACTTTATTTAAATCAGGTTTATTGGGGAAATCGTGCTTATGGAATACAAAGAGCTGCACAAAGATACTTTAATAAAAGCTCAACAAATCTAACACTAGGTGAATCAGCATATCTTGCAGGACTTCTTCAAGCACCAAGTCAGTTATCATCCGATCTTAAATTAGCAAAAGAAAGAAAAAATCTTGTTCTTTTAAAAATGTTAGAGTTTGGCTATATAAATAAAAAGCAATATAACTTGGCTCTGAAAGAAAAACTTAATTTTAGTTCTTCACCAGGACAATTTGAACTTTATCCATATTATTTTTCATATGTCCTGGAAGAATTAAAAAAAAGATTTAACATAGAGGAGTTAAGAGAAAAAGGATATAAAGTTTACACAGGTTTAGATCCAGAAGCACAAACTAAAGCAGAAAAAATTTTAAATGAAGAAATTAAAAATGCCCCATATGGAGTAAATCAATATGCACTTGCTGCAATAGATGTAAAAAGTGGACAGGTAAGAGCTCTTGTTGGAGGAGTTGGAGATTTCTGGAAAAACCAATGGAACAGAGCAACAAACCCTCATACAATTGGTTCAGCATTTAAACCATTTACTTATTTAACTGCATTTGAACTTGGTTTAGTAGATCTAGATACTAAAATTAAAGATTCAAAGATTGAAATAGAAGATGGAGTAGATATGATCTGGGCCCCAAAAAACTTTGATGAAAAATACTGGGGCACTATAACGGTAAGAGAAGCAATAACTTTTTCTAGAAACCTTCCAGCAGTTAAAGTTGCAAAACAAATTGGAATTGAAAGAATTATTGAAACAGCTAAAGCATGTGGAATTGAATCAACTTTAGAACCACACTTATCATTATCACTTGGCAGTGATGCAATTACACCTTTAGAAGCTGCCAGTAGTTATGCTACTTTTGCAAGAGGTGGAGTTTATATAAAACCAATCTTAATTAGAAGCATAGAAGATCCTAAGAAAAGAATTATTGAAAAAAATGTGCCAGTGCCTCAAAGAGCAGTATCAGCTGACGCAACAGCAATATTAGTTAGCGTTTTAGAAGATGTAGTAAAAAGAGGGACAGGTACTTTAGCTCGTCTTAGTGACAGGCCTGTTGCTGGTAAAACAGGCACATCAGACAAGTCAAGAGATGTTTGGTTTATTGGCTTTACACCTGATCTTTCAGTAGCAATATGGGGCGGCAATGATTTAAATAAAGAAATTCATGGCAAAGGAGTAACAGGAGGAGCAATTGTTGCAAGAGTATGGAAAAGATTTTGTGAGGGATATTATGCAGATAAAGATATTTCACCAGGAAAGTTTCCTCATGAACCTAGAATGAAAGAATTACTTGTTGATCCACTAACAGGACTTTTAGCTACTCCATATACATTTCATCCAATTAAAAAACGCTTTTTCCCTGGAACTGAACCAAACGAATATGCTCCTGTTCCACTTGGTGCAAAAAGGTTTAGGCCTTTTGCTAGACTTTTTTATAATCAAATTTTTAATAATAAAAATAAATTTGTCGAAGATAAGGAAACAATTCTAAATAATGGAGACGAAGAAAACGAAGAAAACGAAGAAAAAGGAGAAATAATTGATGAGACTAAACAAGAAGTTGAACCACCTGTTCCACAAGAAGAAATAAAAGATAATGAAGAAGAAGAAAAAGGGCCATAA
- a CDS encoding flippase, with protein sequence MKKEPLSKKLTFGIFYLLSSSFATLGLNVITVGFIARTLGVEQFGLYSAIFSFVGLFQFFSDFGINKTLLKFGSTEIKNAQASFGNALFVKSILIVPTIFLVIIFGLIAGYRNNEIIIVTFFIISLIFDSYGTLFSSIRRILGSFKLISFFRVLRTCLNLIIIICALSIKSSVFSLALAIMIFSLVTFLISLINTVMLLKPKLQLNLLNEFFKDSVIFSFSDFFLGIYAKISTVLLSFFSDLHSVGIYGAAIRFTRIANLLPNQVKFALLPTMYRLLGNNNNDTYSSNVRVFKILFKYMTIFATPLVISIYFFSDSIIHLIFGKKYDLAIPLVKLFSLFIYLRFVETPFNLFYIAMNKHKKMVYFQGITSGLSVILNLILIPKFFMYGAAAATIISEIVFALMLVFSGIKYSIWDLQNIFVLFLKPLTSGLLALFLTLFFLSKINIFVQIIFLYVSYLLFLFVTRLFNKEDKDLFMKIIARE encoded by the coding sequence GTGAAAAAGGAACCTCTCTCCAAAAAGCTTACTTTTGGTATCTTTTATTTGCTTTCAAGTTCTTTTGCTACACTTGGTTTAAATGTAATAACTGTTGGTTTTATCGCAAGAACACTAGGCGTTGAGCAGTTTGGACTTTATTCAGCAATTTTTTCCTTTGTAGGACTTTTTCAATTTTTCAGTGATTTTGGAATTAACAAAACCTTACTTAAGTTTGGTTCTACAGAAATTAAAAATGCTCAAGCTAGTTTTGGGAATGCACTTTTTGTTAAAAGCATTTTAATAGTACCAACAATTTTTTTAGTTATAATTTTTGGACTTATTGCTGGTTATAGAAATAATGAAATAATTATAGTTACTTTTTTTATTATTAGTTTGATTTTTGATAGCTATGGAACTTTGTTTAGTAGCATTAGAAGAATTTTAGGAAGTTTTAAATTAATCTCGTTTTTTAGAGTGTTGAGAACTTGTTTGAATTTAATAATCATTATATGTGCTTTATCAATTAAAAGCTCAGTTTTTTCTCTTGCATTAGCAATTATGATTTTCAGCCTTGTTACTTTTCTTATTTCTTTAATTAATACTGTAATGCTACTGAAACCAAAGTTACAGTTAAATCTATTAAATGAATTTTTTAAAGACTCAGTAATATTTAGTTTTAGTGATTTTTTTCTAGGCATTTATGCAAAAATCAGCACAGTATTATTGTCGTTTTTTAGTGATTTACATTCAGTTGGGATTTATGGTGCTGCAATAAGATTTACAAGAATTGCAAATCTTTTACCAAATCAAGTTAAGTTTGCTCTACTACCAACAATGTACAGGTTATTAGGTAACAATAACAATGATACTTACTCTTCAAATGTAAGAGTTTTTAAGATCTTGTTTAAATACATGACAATTTTTGCAACTCCTCTTGTTATATCAATTTATTTTTTTTCTGATTCAATTATTCATCTTATTTTTGGCAAGAAATACGATCTTGCAATTCCACTTGTTAAGTTGTTTAGTTTATTTATTTATTTACGTTTTGTAGAAACACCTTTTAACTTATTTTATATTGCCATGAACAAGCATAAAAAGATGGTTTATTTTCAAGGCATTACAAGTGGATTAAGTGTAATTTTGAATTTAATTTTAATTCCTAAGTTTTTTATGTATGGAGCAGCTGCAGCAACAATCATAAGCGAAATAGTTTTCGCCTTAATGCTTGTGTTTTCTGGCATTAAATATTCAATATGGGATTTGCAAAATATTTTTGTTTTGTTCTTAAAGCCTTTAACTTCTGGTTTATTGGCTTTGTTTCTTACATTGTTTTTCCTTAGTAAAATTAATATATTTGTTCAAATCATATTTTTATATGTTAGTTATCTGTTGTTTCTTTTTGTTACAAGATTATTTAATAAAGAAGATAAAGATCTTTTCATGAAAATCATTGCTAGAGAGTGA
- a CDS encoding sulfotransferase — MLEIRKPVIIVGCPRSGTSLLFRILSTSSELWSLYRESNEIWDLYFQLTKKELQDDILSENDLNNKSKNFILNEFHKKSLNNYYLGYFNREFILKNNFFRGLSKLIIPSNLLYKNLLLRKYRLVEKTPKNCYRIPFVNKLFKDCLFIFLKRDGRSNISSLIEGWKIPNKYLRTENLQVSLNIKGYNDTVWKFVLPPGWKNYTNKPLEEVCAFQWISSNKAALEGLQAIENQRKYFISYEELSCNTYEIVKKVCDFIDIPFTKRLRDLSKTPPIVNANSKPDKDKWKKNIDLIKNTYPVIEPMMKELGYRIDYC; from the coding sequence ATGCTAGAGATTAGAAAGCCAGTAATAATAGTTGGATGCCCAAGATCTGGTACTAGCTTACTTTTTAGGATATTAAGTACTAGTAGTGAATTATGGTCTTTATATAGAGAAAGTAATGAGATTTGGGATTTATATTTTCAACTTACAAAGAAAGAATTGCAAGATGATATCTTAAGTGAAAACGACTTAAATAACAAGTCCAAGAATTTTATTTTAAATGAGTTTCATAAAAAATCTTTAAATAATTATTATCTTGGATATTTTAACAGGGAATTTATACTAAAAAATAATTTCTTTAGAGGATTAAGCAAGCTTATAATTCCTTCAAATCTTTTATACAAAAATCTTCTTCTAAGAAAATACAGACTAGTTGAAAAGACACCTAAGAATTGTTATCGGATACCATTTGTAAATAAGTTATTTAAAGATTGCTTATTCATTTTTCTTAAACGTGATGGCAGGTCAAACATAAGTTCTTTAATTGAAGGATGGAAAATCCCAAACAAGTATCTAAGGACAGAAAATCTTCAAGTATCATTAAACATAAAAGGTTACAATGACACTGTCTGGAAGTTTGTTCTACCTCCAGGCTGGAAAAATTATACAAACAAACCTTTAGAAGAAGTTTGTGCATTTCAATGGATAAGCTCAAACAAAGCTGCCCTTGAGGGTTTACAAGCCATTGAAAATCAAAGAAAATATTTTATTTCTTATGAAGAACTTTCTTGTAACACTTATGAGATAGTTAAAAAAGTTTGTGACTTTATTGATATTCCATTTACAAAAAGACTAAGAGATCTGTCCAAGACTCCTCCAATAGTAAATGCAAACTCAAAGCCAGATAAAGATAAATGGAAAAAAAATATAGATCTTATAAAAAATACTTATCCAGTAATTGAACCAATGATGAAAGAGCTAGGATATAGGATTGATTACTGTTAA